From a region of the Neobacillus niacini genome:
- a CDS encoding IclR family transcriptional regulator yields MLKTLDLALKVLMMFTRERPVWGGRELANELGLNHTNIYRILETLEKNRFISKDKVTKRYSLGYAPWELGMIMYESLNVNKLIRPILNDLMDATGESIFLTILDRSEAVTLEVLEPENKVKFSVTAGSRAPLYVGASYRSILAYLPDEMIESIIENDLVKYTKTTMTDPDELRAELKKIKESGWAQSQGEYTPDVIAVAVPLFEQGEIIGSVTVSGPTYRMSDEKIQEYLIPLKKARDLISDTIERYQLKLKV; encoded by the coding sequence ATGTTAAAAACGCTAGATTTGGCTCTAAAGGTGCTTATGATGTTTACTAGAGAAAGACCAGTTTGGGGAGGAAGAGAGCTCGCCAATGAACTGGGTTTAAATCATACCAATATTTATCGAATTCTCGAAACTTTGGAGAAAAATAGATTTATTTCGAAAGATAAGGTTACAAAGAGGTATTCATTAGGATATGCTCCATGGGAATTAGGAATGATTATGTATGAAAGTCTAAATGTAAATAAATTAATTCGTCCGATACTTAATGATTTAATGGATGCAACCGGTGAATCGATTTTTTTAACCATATTAGATAGAAGTGAAGCAGTTACACTTGAGGTTTTAGAACCTGAGAATAAAGTGAAGTTTTCGGTTACCGCAGGAAGCAGAGCGCCATTATACGTAGGAGCCTCTTATCGCTCAATCTTAGCTTACTTGCCTGATGAAATGATTGAATCGATTATTGAGAACGATTTAGTAAAGTACACAAAAACGACCATGACTGATCCAGATGAACTAAGAGCTGAATTGAAGAAAATAAAGGAATCCGGCTGGGCTCAAAGTCAGGGTGAATATACGCCCGATGTTATCGCTGTTGCAGTCCCGTTGTTCGAACAAGGGGAGATCATCGGTTCTGTAACCGTCTCTGGCCCAACTTATCGGATGTCAGATGAAAAAATACAAGAATACCTCATACCCCTAAAAAAGGCAAGAGACTTGATAAGTGATACGATTGAAAGATACCAATTAAAATTAAAGGTCTAA
- a CDS encoding ABC transporter permease — MNLKENKLYKEPGVFKKLIRNRLAAIGLLIMVVMTLIAIFAPWIAPFAPNKMDVANTLAVPGTNGHLLGTDNYGRDLFSRLVYGARISLIVGISAVLFGAVFGTLLGLVSGYFGGRLDAIIMRTMDGLFAFPFILLAITLMTVLGQGLVNVIIAIGVANIPGFARIVRGQVLSVKEEEFIEVTKSLGATNGRIIFQHILPNCLAPLIVYGTMSIAGAIISEAALSFLGLGVQPPTASWGSILKDGKDFLVLSPHMATLSGLAILLTVLGINLFGDGLRDALDPKMKV; from the coding sequence ATGAATTTGAAAGAGAACAAATTATATAAAGAACCAGGCGTATTTAAGAAGTTGATTCGAAATCGTCTGGCAGCTATTGGACTGCTAATCATGGTTGTTATGACCCTTATAGCTATATTTGCACCGTGGATTGCACCCTTTGCTCCCAATAAGATGGACGTGGCAAATACTTTAGCGGTGCCTGGCACCAACGGTCATTTGTTAGGAACAGATAATTATGGAAGAGATTTGTTTAGTCGGCTTGTTTATGGGGCGCGAATTTCCTTGATTGTTGGAATTTCAGCGGTACTTTTTGGAGCTGTTTTTGGAACATTGCTAGGCTTGGTTTCAGGATATTTTGGTGGTCGACTTGATGCGATTATCATGAGAACGATGGATGGTTTATTCGCCTTTCCTTTTATCTTGCTTGCGATTACCTTAATGACTGTTTTAGGGCAAGGGCTTGTCAATGTCATCATTGCCATTGGTGTTGCCAATATTCCCGGATTTGCAAGAATCGTCCGCGGACAAGTTCTTAGTGTAAAGGAAGAAGAATTCATTGAGGTAACGAAATCTCTAGGTGCAACGAATGGCAGAATTATTTTTCAGCATATTCTCCCTAACTGTTTAGCACCATTAATTGTTTATGGAACGATGAGTATTGCTGGTGCGATTATTTCTGAAGCGGCATTGAGCTTCTTAGGACTTGGAGTGCAGCCGCCGACCGCGTCATGGGGGAGTATTTTAAAGGATGGAAAAGACTTTTTAGTGTTAAGTCCACATATGGCTACTCTTTCAGGACTAGCAATTTTACTTACCGTTCTTGGTATTAATTTATTCGGGGATGGATTACGGGACGCATTGGATCCAAAAATGAAAGTTTAA
- a CDS encoding ABC transporter ATP-binding protein produces MNEAIIKVENLKKHFPIQDALPFKKSKQNVKAVDGVSFEVFRGETLGIVGESGCGKSTMARLINQLIRPTEGLVEFKGQDLASLGEKEVRASRKSIQMVFQNPYASLDPRKRIKQLIAEPLEIHRVGNKNSQLERVYELLEVVGLSSYHADRYPHEFSGGQRQRINIARALALNPDVIICDEPVSALDVSVQAQVINLLKDLQKKFDLTYIFISHDLNVVRYMCDRIAVMYLGKIVEIGKYDEIYENPQHPYTKALLSAIPKESPYEKKERILLKGDVPSPVNPPSGCHFHQRCAYAMDICKSVYPELKQTGSNQRVACHLQDNL; encoded by the coding sequence ATGAATGAAGCAATCATTAAGGTTGAAAATTTAAAAAAGCATTTTCCTATTCAAGATGCGCTTCCTTTCAAAAAATCGAAACAAAATGTAAAAGCCGTTGACGGTGTTAGTTTTGAGGTTTTTCGCGGTGAAACGCTTGGAATCGTAGGTGAATCGGGCTGCGGTAAGTCCACCATGGCTCGTTTAATCAATCAGTTAATCCGTCCAACGGAAGGTCTGGTTGAATTTAAAGGACAGGATTTAGCTTCTCTTGGTGAAAAAGAGGTTCGTGCTTCTCGAAAATCAATACAAATGGTGTTCCAGAACCCTTATGCATCATTGGACCCGCGAAAAAGGATTAAACAGTTAATCGCAGAGCCTCTAGAAATCCATCGTGTCGGCAACAAAAACTCACAACTAGAACGGGTCTATGAATTATTAGAAGTCGTCGGATTAAGTAGTTACCACGCGGACCGTTATCCTCATGAATTCTCTGGGGGGCAACGGCAGCGTATTAATATTGCTCGTGCGCTAGCGCTAAATCCAGATGTTATTATTTGTGACGAGCCAGTTTCCGCTTTGGACGTATCCGTTCAGGCGCAGGTGATAAATTTATTAAAGGATTTACAGAAGAAATTTGATTTAACTTATATTTTTATCTCTCACGACTTAAACGTTGTCAGGTATATGTGTGACAGAATTGCCGTTATGTATCTTGGTAAAATTGTTGAAATCGGGAAGTATGATGAAATATACGAAAATCCGCAGCACCCATATACAAAAGCATTGCTGTCAGCAATTCCAAAAGAAAGTCCTTATGAGAAGAAAGAACGCATTCTTTTAAAAGGCGATGTACCAAGTCCTGTTAATCCACCATCAGGCTGTCATTTCCACCAAAGATGTGCCTATGCAATGGATATTTGCAAAAGTGTTTATCCAGAGCTTAAACAGACTGGAAGCAATCAGCGAGTTGCCTGTCATCTACAAGATAACTTATAA
- a CDS encoding ABC transporter permease, with product MGKYIIRRLVDLLPTIFVVAVIVFIITRMIPGDPASVMLGPQASVEDVNELREKLGLNAPLYVQFFQYMGDLLTFNFGVSLTYNEPIVNLILDRFPNTLILAASALLIAFVIGVPAGIISAWKQNSPLDYSVMLISLIGVSMPIFWLGVMLVLYFSVNLGWFPATGMGTMEEGLIPYLKHLVLPSITLATIPMATFARITRSSMLEVISQDYIKTARSKGLSEFWVICKHAFKNALTPLLTVLGMQISMMLGGAVLTETIFSWPGMGRLIVDAIDKRDFVVVQGTVLFIAVIFVLVNLFVDVMYKVVNPRVNYATKKGGGE from the coding sequence TTGTTGATCTATTGCCTACTATATTCGTTGTGGCTGTAATTGTTTTTATCATTACCCGGATGATTCCCGGTGATCCTGCAAGTGTCATGCTGGGACCGCAAGCAAGTGTGGAAGATGTAAATGAATTAAGGGAAAAGCTTGGCTTAAATGCTCCTTTATATGTCCAATTCTTTCAGTATATGGGCGACCTTCTAACTTTTAATTTTGGTGTATCCCTTACTTATAATGAACCAATTGTAAACTTAATTTTGGATCGTTTTCCTAATACACTAATTTTAGCGGCTAGTGCCTTACTAATTGCTTTTGTTATTGGTGTTCCAGCCGGAATTATTTCTGCCTGGAAACAGAACTCTCCGTTAGACTATTCGGTTATGCTGATTTCTTTAATAGGTGTATCAATGCCAATTTTTTGGCTTGGTGTCATGCTCGTTCTTTACTTTAGTGTAAATCTTGGTTGGTTTCCTGCCACTGGGATGGGGACGATGGAGGAGGGCTTGATTCCCTATTTAAAGCACCTGGTTTTACCGAGTATTACTCTTGCTACCATTCCGATGGCAACCTTTGCTCGGATTACACGTTCAAGCATGCTGGAGGTTATTTCGCAGGATTATATAAAAACAGCGCGTTCTAAAGGATTGAGTGAGTTTTGGGTTATCTGCAAGCATGCTTTTAAAAATGCCCTTACTCCATTATTAACGGTTCTCGGTATGCAAATTTCAATGATGCTCGGGGGAGCTGTCTTAACAGAAACGATTTTCAGTTGGCCGGGCATGGGACGGTTAATTGTTGATGCGATTGATAAAAGAGATTTCGTTGTTGTTCAAGGAACTGTCCTGTTTATCGCTGTGATTTTCGTGCTTGTTAATTTATTTGTTGATGTCATGTACAAAGTAGTGAATCCAAGAGTGAATTATGCCACGAAAAAAGGAGGAGGGGAGTAA
- a CDS encoding aminopeptidase, with product MQELIIVAQAILKHNLNLKENENILIVTDSESSEIADVFYQAGINLGNETILMRMVTRSKSGEEPPQPVANAMKATDVALCITHHSLTHTISRKEASAAGARIATMPGVTMDMLQEGAITADYAEVEELTAYYCSLLDEGEQVTIEKENMKLTFSIKGRPGIPSTGVFREKGESGNLPSGESYVAPLEDSANGTIMVDGSIAGIGVVREPVTLTVQNGRLTDADGEVGKRLLELLGDGNGRVIAEFGIGTNKKARLTGNVLEDEKVFGTVHIAFGSNKPFGGTNEAGVHIDCVIKDPIVKIDDKIIIGG from the coding sequence ATGCAAGAATTAATTATAGTAGCCCAAGCTATATTAAAACATAATTTAAATCTCAAAGAAAACGAGAATATCTTAATTGTTACTGATTCTGAATCATCGGAAATTGCCGATGTGTTTTATCAAGCAGGTATCAATTTAGGTAATGAAACCATCCTGATGAGGATGGTGACGAGATCCAAATCGGGCGAAGAGCCACCACAACCTGTTGCTAATGCGATGAAAGCAACAGATGTCGCTCTGTGCATTACCCACCATTCTCTTACACATACCATTTCTAGAAAAGAAGCCTCAGCAGCAGGTGCTCGGATTGCGACAATGCCAGGAGTTACAATGGATATGCTCCAAGAGGGCGCCATCACGGCAGATTATGCAGAGGTAGAGGAACTAACCGCGTATTATTGTAGCTTGCTAGATGAAGGTGAGCAGGTTACCATCGAGAAGGAAAATATGAAATTGACCTTTTCGATAAAAGGGAGACCGGGGATTCCAAGTACCGGTGTTTTTCGTGAAAAAGGAGAATCCGGAAACCTGCCTTCAGGTGAAAGTTATGTTGCACCCCTTGAAGATTCTGCGAATGGGACGATTATGGTTGACGGATCGATTGCAGGAATTGGTGTCGTTCGGGAGCCTGTCACTTTAACAGTGCAAAATGGGAGATTAACTGATGCAGATGGTGAAGTAGGTAAGCGTTTACTCGAATTACTTGGTGATGGCAATGGTCGAGTGATCGCAGAATTTGGAATTGGAACAAATAAAAAAGCCCGATTAACTGGAAACGTCTTGGAAGATGAAAAAGTATTTGGAACTGTACATATTGCATTTGGAAGCAACAAACCATTTGGTGGCACCAATGAGGCAGGAGTCCATATCGACTGCGTCATTAAAGACCCCATTGTCAAAATCGATGACAAAATCATTATCGGGGGATGA
- a CDS encoding M20 family metallopeptidase, whose translation MSDLTSLKQVLIDEVEKRKDELIELCSSLIQIPSENPPGDSTEITEFIANYLNQFGLESEWHESNDKMFNLISSIGEENKGKHLIYCGHTDVVPAGDLSKWDFNPFSGEVKDGWLLGRGASDMKAGLGGLIFVFGLLKRLDVELPGKLTLAIVPDEETGGEFGVPWLLKNGLITGDGALIAEPSSPLNPTIGQKGSYWFELEVFGEPGHGSLSPIAGNNAITDAIAAIEKIRSLWDLEIEIPEEAKGLVEVSKRYMREVETDREKFQPVLEKITCNIGTIQGGTKSNVIPESCKVQIDCRLPFGVTQDFVTSYLRKNLDELGIRYEIHQFGFKSEANYTSAEDPVCRAIVDNISYVTGKEAYGVMQWASSDARHFRDYQIPVLQYGPAYLPSIHGYNEKVRVEDIVRCAKVYIAAVIDFLNEK comes from the coding sequence ATGAGTGATTTAACTAGTTTAAAACAAGTACTCATTGACGAAGTAGAAAAGAGAAAGGATGAATTAATCGAGCTTTGTAGTTCATTAATTCAGATTCCAAGTGAAAATCCTCCGGGAGATTCAACCGAAATAACCGAATTTATTGCAAACTACCTAAATCAATTTGGATTGGAATCCGAGTGGCATGAATCAAATGATAAAATGTTTAATCTAATTTCTTCGATAGGAGAAGAGAATAAAGGAAAGCATTTAATCTATTGTGGGCATACAGATGTGGTCCCTGCTGGTGACTTGTCTAAATGGGACTTCAATCCATTCTCTGGAGAAGTAAAGGATGGATGGCTTCTTGGAAGAGGGGCGAGCGATATGAAAGCTGGCCTTGGCGGTTTGATTTTCGTCTTTGGTCTATTAAAACGATTAGATGTTGAATTACCTGGCAAGCTGACCTTGGCCATCGTTCCGGATGAAGAAACGGGCGGAGAATTTGGTGTTCCATGGCTACTTAAAAACGGTTTGATTACAGGGGATGGCGCTTTAATTGCAGAACCTTCCTCACCATTGAACCCAACAATTGGTCAAAAAGGATCTTACTGGTTTGAACTGGAGGTTTTTGGTGAACCCGGTCATGGTAGTTTATCACCAATAGCAGGTAATAATGCGATAACGGACGCCATCGCGGCCATCGAAAAAATTAGATCGCTATGGGATTTAGAAATAGAAATTCCTGAGGAAGCAAAAGGGTTAGTTGAAGTTTCGAAACGGTATATGAGGGAAGTTGAAACAGACCGTGAAAAGTTCCAGCCTGTCCTTGAAAAAATCACTTGTAATATTGGGACGATTCAAGGTGGAACAAAATCAAATGTAATCCCTGAAAGCTGTAAAGTCCAGATTGACTGCCGTTTACCTTTTGGCGTGACACAAGACTTTGTTACTTCATATTTACGCAAAAATCTTGATGAATTGGGAATTCGCTATGAAATTCATCAATTCGGATTTAAGAGCGAGGCAAACTACACGTCTGCTGAAGATCCTGTTTGCCGAGCAATTGTTGATAATATTTCCTATGTAACGGGAAAAGAGGCATATGGAGTTATGCAATGGGCTAGCAGTGATGCCCGCCACTTTAGGGATTACCAAATTCCTGTCCTGCAATACGGACCTGCCTACTTGCCTAGTATACACGGGTACAATGAAAAAGTTAGGGTAGAAGATATCGTTCGTTGTGCGAAGGTTTATATTGCAGCAGTGATTGATTTCCTGAATGAAAAGTAA
- a CDS encoding MFS transporter, giving the protein MSPSQKLLLSIHACFGLATTMSGLFLNLYLWRLSNDLTVNASFILVTFFFGTVSFAVGALLSKKTDRIFSFQIGIGLTALFYLLVILLQEKTASYPMVIGILNGTATGFYWLGYLVLIYDLVDNHSRSQFMGKQMAVFGLVNTLGPAIAGYVISSLNFTGYNLVFSLSLLLFFTGLILSFRLPKDASPKKPLYLRLLWRVNKRKSALKPMWFGWLIWGTCEGILAFFPTVILFMTVKNEFLVGISSILFGTVAILSSLWHSRYNNRDREPYTLLIVWLMYFLACIPMILTMNIWTVFIFLIVNEISKALIGVTYFSFMFRSIKDLPKSGLRTESMVMREIMLNIGRLLSITTFILLYLVAKELTIYYFLFVIFIQGLLFKILSAENDGIMVRKNIKIYS; this is encoded by the coding sequence TTGAGTCCATCACAAAAATTATTACTCAGTATTCATGCTTGTTTCGGCTTGGCCACTACAATGTCAGGCTTGTTCTTAAATCTCTATCTATGGAGACTTTCAAATGATTTGACAGTAAACGCTTCCTTTATCCTTGTAACATTCTTTTTTGGTACCGTCTCTTTTGCTGTCGGTGCACTGCTGTCAAAAAAGACAGATAGAATCTTTAGTTTTCAAATCGGGATTGGTTTAACAGCGTTATTTTATTTACTTGTGATCCTATTACAGGAGAAGACCGCTTCGTATCCAATGGTAATCGGCATTTTGAATGGAACAGCCACAGGTTTCTACTGGTTGGGCTACCTAGTGTTGATTTATGACCTTGTGGATAATCACTCACGCTCACAATTTATGGGAAAACAAATGGCCGTATTTGGATTAGTCAATACATTGGGTCCGGCCATTGCTGGATATGTCATTTCTAGCCTAAATTTTACTGGGTACAACCTTGTATTTTCTCTATCTTTATTATTATTTTTTACCGGACTTATTCTTAGCTTTCGGCTTCCGAAAGATGCCTCGCCTAAAAAACCTTTATATTTACGATTATTATGGAGGGTTAACAAGCGGAAATCAGCGTTAAAACCAATGTGGTTTGGATGGTTAATTTGGGGGACTTGTGAAGGAATACTTGCTTTCTTCCCAACAGTCATCTTATTTATGACCGTTAAGAATGAATTTCTCGTTGGAATCAGCTCCATCCTGTTTGGAACCGTTGCTATCCTTTCAAGTCTATGGCATAGCAGGTACAACAATAGAGACCGAGAACCCTATACCTTACTGATTGTCTGGTTGATGTACTTCCTTGCTTGTATCCCGATGATTCTCACTATGAATATATGGACAGTCTTTATCTTCCTGATTGTCAATGAAATCAGTAAAGCATTAATAGGAGTAACCTATTTCAGTTTCATGTTCAGGTCCATTAAGGATTTGCCCAAGTCAGGGTTGCGGACAGAATCAATGGTCATGAGGGAAATCATGCTTAACATTGGCAGACTACTATCAATCACCACGTTTATTTTGCTTTACCTGGTGGCTAAAGAGCTGACCATTTATTATTTTCTATTTGTGATATTCATACAAGGATTGCTATTTAAGATCCTTTCTGCCGAAAATGATGGGATTATGGTTAGGAAAAATATTAAAATCTATAGTTAA
- a CDS encoding DUF1177 domain-containing protein, with protein sequence MSLKHVTEVLDLMDNIHVSGLDVKNYLETISTRGNVTVQTVEGKKGSTDFIKIVVPGKNGKLNGGNAPTLGIIGRLGGIGARPEVKGFVSDGDGALSCVAAAAKLLDMGGKGDQLNGDVILTTHICPTAPTLPHDPVPFMDSPVDILAMNNHEVTEEMDAILSIDTTKGNMITNHKGFAITPTVKEGYILKISNDLLKVYTQSTGILPVTLPITTQDITPYGNGVYHVNSILQPAVATTSPVVGVAITTETAVAGCGTGATHPLDVEQVVRYVIEVAKLFGENKCSFYDQEEFATLESLYGKMTHLQTKGNKVTVK encoded by the coding sequence ATGTCATTAAAGCATGTTACCGAAGTATTAGATTTAATGGATAATATTCATGTATCAGGATTGGATGTAAAAAACTATCTTGAAACGATTTCAACTCGTGGAAATGTAACAGTTCAAACTGTTGAAGGCAAGAAAGGATCAACTGATTTTATTAAGATTGTCGTGCCTGGTAAAAATGGCAAGCTAAATGGTGGGAATGCGCCTACCCTAGGGATTATTGGCCGGTTAGGTGGAATTGGAGCCCGTCCAGAAGTAAAGGGATTTGTTTCGGATGGTGATGGTGCACTTTCATGTGTTGCGGCTGCAGCAAAGCTTCTTGATATGGGTGGTAAAGGTGATCAGCTGAATGGCGATGTTATTTTAACTACACATATCTGTCCAACAGCACCAACCTTACCACATGACCCTGTACCATTCATGGACTCTCCTGTCGATATTTTAGCGATGAATAATCATGAAGTGACGGAAGAGATGGATGCGATTCTATCAATTGATACCACAAAAGGGAATATGATTACCAACCATAAAGGGTTTGCGATTACCCCAACAGTAAAAGAGGGATATATTTTAAAGATTAGCAATGATTTATTAAAGGTTTATACGCAATCAACGGGAATCCTGCCAGTAACCCTGCCAATTACAACCCAAGATATTACACCATACGGAAATGGTGTTTATCATGTTAATAGTATTCTTCAACCTGCAGTGGCAACAACGAGTCCTGTTGTCGGCGTAGCGATTACAACTGAAACAGCAGTAGCTGGCTGTGGAACGGGTGCAACACATCCATTAGATGTAGAACAAGTTGTTCGTTATGTGATCGAAGTGGCTAAGCTTTTTGGTGAGAATAAGTGTTCATTTTACGATCAAGAGGAATTTGCAACTTTAGAATCTCTTTATGGGAAAATGACTCATCTACAAACAAAGGGAAATAAGGTGACAGTAAAATGA
- a CDS encoding LacI family DNA-binding transcriptional regulator — protein sequence MATIKDIAEKSGYSASTVSRVLNNDQSLSVSDETREKIYDVAEELNYRKKTVRLLVKNIAFLYWLTDIEELEDVYFKTMRIEIEKMARLFNVEMITYKISDGIHQIPDTIEGFIAVGTFSDKELSHLRGITTNGVFLDTSPDPNHFDSVRPDLPQITRKTVDFLMGKGHTEIGFIGGTYHNPNTGEDEMDLRERVFRRYMEQKGLLKDSYIFHRRGFSVESGYILMKNAIQQLGDKLPTAFYIAADPIAVGCLQALNEYGVAIPNRVSIVSVNNISVTKYVSPPLTTFHIDLREICKNAVQLLLERVMEKRKLVKTLYIGSELIIRKSTN from the coding sequence ATGGCAACGATAAAAGATATAGCCGAAAAGTCGGGTTACTCGGCTTCTACTGTTTCAAGGGTTCTAAATAATGACCAAAGTCTGTCTGTTTCAGATGAGACACGTGAAAAGATTTATGATGTGGCAGAGGAGCTCAATTACCGCAAGAAAACGGTGAGGCTGTTAGTAAAGAATATCGCTTTTTTATATTGGCTAACGGATATAGAAGAATTAGAGGATGTATATTTTAAAACAATGCGCATTGAGATAGAAAAAATGGCAAGGTTATTCAATGTTGAGATGATTACTTACAAAATTTCCGATGGCATTCATCAGATTCCTGATACGATTGAGGGATTCATTGCTGTAGGGACTTTTTCAGACAAAGAACTTTCACATTTGAGAGGTATAACGACAAATGGGGTCTTTCTAGATACATCACCTGATCCGAATCATTTTGACTCTGTAAGACCTGATCTCCCGCAAATTACAAGAAAAACGGTAGATTTCTTAATGGGAAAAGGTCATACAGAGATTGGTTTTATTGGAGGGACTTACCACAATCCAAACACCGGTGAGGATGAAATGGATTTGCGGGAGCGTGTGTTTCGCAGATATATGGAGCAAAAGGGTTTGTTGAAGGATTCTTATATTTTTCATCGCAGGGGATTTTCTGTAGAAAGTGGTTATATTCTCATGAAAAATGCTATTCAACAGCTGGGGGACAAGCTGCCAACAGCCTTCTATATTGCAGCTGATCCAATCGCAGTAGGCTGCCTTCAGGCGTTGAATGAATACGGTGTTGCCATCCCAAATCGTGTAAGTATCGTCAGTGTTAATAATATTAGTGTGACAAAATATGTCTCACCGCCACTTACTACCTTTCATATTGATTTAAGGGAAATCTGTAAAAATGCGGTTCAGCTATTGCTCGAACGAGTAATGGAAAAAAGAAAACTAGTGAAAACATTGTATATTGGTTCTGAGTTAATAATTCGAAAAAGTACTAACTGA
- a CDS encoding ABC transporter ATP-binding protein: MSDFLLKVEDLEVEFRSSSSVVKAVNGVSFTLKKKETLGIVGESGSGKSVTATALLRLIPSPPGKIAGGKILFEERDLLTLSEKEMRSVRGNEMSMIFQDPMTSLNPVFTVGDQIMESIRTHRKVTKKEAKQAAIDMLKLVGIPEAEKRIRMYPHEFSGGMRQRVMIAIALACNPKLLIADEPTTALDVTVQAQILDLMRNLQDTINTSIIMITHDLGVVWEMCDKVIVMYAGNTVESGSVKTIFDNPLHPYTWGLLDSQINSDVENEERLSAIPGTPPDLRQEIQGCHFAARCPYVKDICHSTKPSLIEVGEGHFASCHFQTNETRLERKEKAYHE; encoded by the coding sequence TTGTCAGATTTTTTATTAAAGGTTGAAGACCTTGAAGTGGAGTTTCGCTCTTCGTCTTCCGTTGTAAAAGCAGTTAATGGTGTTAGTTTTACACTAAAAAAGAAAGAGACATTGGGGATTGTTGGTGAGTCTGGTTCTGGAAAAAGTGTTACCGCAACCGCCTTACTCCGACTTATTCCAAGTCCGCCAGGAAAGATCGCGGGTGGAAAGATTTTATTTGAGGAGAGAGATCTTCTTACGTTATCGGAAAAAGAAATGCGTTCGGTACGTGGTAATGAAATGTCTATGATTTTCCAAGATCCGATGACAAGCTTAAATCCTGTTTTTACTGTTGGGGATCAAATTATGGAATCCATTCGTACACATCGAAAGGTGACGAAGAAAGAAGCGAAACAGGCAGCCATCGATATGCTTAAGCTAGTTGGAATTCCAGAAGCTGAAAAGCGAATCCGCATGTATCCCCATGAATTTTCAGGGGGGATGAGGCAGCGTGTCATGATTGCCATTGCCCTGGCCTGTAATCCCAAGCTGCTTATTGCCGATGAGCCAACAACTGCACTTGATGTAACTGTACAAGCACAAATTCTTGATTTGATGAGAAATCTGCAGGATACGATTAACACTTCTATTATTATGATTACTCATGATTTAGGAGTCGTTTGGGAAATGTGTGATAAGGTCATCGTGATGTATGCAGGGAATACGGTTGAATCTGGCAGTGTAAAAACGATTTTTGATAATCCACTTCATCCCTATACTTGGGGATTATTAGATTCGCAGATTAATAGTGATGTAGAGAATGAAGAGCGGTTATCGGCCATTCCAGGGACCCCGCCAGATTTACGTCAGGAAATACAAGGCTGTCACTTTGCTGCTCGTTGTCCTTATGTAAAGGATATTTGCCACTCCACAAAGCCATCGCTTATTGAGGTAGGGGAAGGACATTTTGCTTCCTGCCATTTTCAAACAAACGAGACTAGGCTGGAGAGAAAGGAGAAGGCGTATCATGAATGA